A region from the uncultured Holophaga sp. genome encodes:
- a CDS encoding DUF748 domain-containing protein — MNILESWKKLPRWGHRAAQAVLGILILYSLLGFLLLPLLLRRQLPQRLGGVLHRQVTLQKVRLNPFALSLTLEGLEVKDRDGQPFFGFDRLYVNLKLRSVLGNPAFDAIELDAPHGRVVVGRDGKLNFADLLEGGEPAPKPASPAKPLDLFIGHLKVEGGRFAFQDLSLPRPFATVIGPLGLELTDFRTQRDSRNPYAFQGTMGNGERFAWSGTFSLDPIRSQGRLLLGNLDLPHYSPYFTDRVAFDLKGGRLDVQATYTLAWSEGQQVLKIDDGNLAMKGLVLAPRTGGGASLELPSLELKGARADLLASSAHADSVLLRGLQVKGTRLPGGQIDLVQLLTPRPSPEPEKPSKPFKLTLGTLALEGAKVSFEDRVPRWPVRLDLQDLALHLRDFSLEPQHASQLDLSVRVGEKGTLRAEGELKPLVPSLDLKVQGDALELPPFSPYLQASLPMRVNRGRLGFEGRLRAAFTGRPSDAVTYEGGLGLDEVDLADAEKGESFFRQRALRLGGMVFGTRPLAFRAKTLDLRQPQVLLVVDRDGRSNLDRALGTPVPGATPTGTPVPAAAGTPSGPSPVILLARVSLAGGRLSLLDRSVQPSAVLTLTGLEGSYLGLSTEPSALAKVSLKGMVGGVGPLSLEGRAMPLRHDKDTDLTLSVRNTEMTDGSPYSGKFLGYTIRKGKLELAAHMGIQQRKLDMLSKLTMDQFFLGDKVESPDAMHLPIKLALAILRDRQGVIKLELPVDGNLDDPDFHYGKIIWRAIVNIFTKLAASPFKALGSLFGGGDQDLSLVDFQPGSAVLAPEAAKKLGILVKALHERPALSLELEGVAGEPADGAALRQEALEARLRLAKLQALRQKNPGQTEQPVGAEEREKWLRLVYAITFPQAKDSKEKTPDAAGMEQRLLGAMPVEPGRFAELADARGKAVLAALLAGGQVEPSRVFSVRGGERAAKEGGSRVYFGLK, encoded by the coding sequence ATGAACATCCTGGAATCCTGGAAAAAACTTCCCCGCTGGGGACATCGGGCAGCCCAGGCGGTGCTCGGAATCCTGATCCTGTACAGCCTTCTGGGCTTCCTTCTGCTGCCCCTGCTGCTCCGGCGGCAGCTGCCCCAGCGGCTGGGGGGGGTGCTGCACCGCCAGGTCACCCTCCAGAAGGTCCGGCTCAATCCCTTCGCCCTCTCCCTGACGCTGGAAGGGCTGGAGGTGAAGGATCGGGATGGCCAGCCCTTCTTCGGGTTCGACCGCCTGTACGTGAACCTCAAGCTGCGTTCGGTGCTGGGCAATCCTGCCTTTGACGCCATCGAACTGGATGCTCCCCATGGGCGGGTGGTGGTCGGCCGGGATGGGAAGCTCAACTTCGCTGATCTCCTGGAGGGCGGGGAGCCTGCGCCCAAGCCCGCAAGCCCGGCGAAGCCGCTGGACCTCTTCATCGGGCACCTCAAGGTAGAGGGCGGCCGTTTTGCCTTCCAGGACCTGAGCCTGCCCAGACCCTTCGCCACCGTGATCGGCCCCTTGGGGCTGGAGCTGACGGACTTCCGGACCCAGCGGGACAGTCGAAACCCATACGCCTTCCAGGGAACCATGGGCAACGGGGAGCGCTTTGCCTGGAGCGGCACCTTCAGCCTGGATCCCATTCGCAGCCAGGGGAGGCTTCTCCTGGGCAACCTGGACCTGCCGCACTACAGCCCCTACTTCACCGATCGGGTGGCCTTCGACCTCAAGGGCGGGCGTCTGGATGTGCAGGCAACCTATACCCTGGCCTGGTCCGAGGGGCAGCAGGTCCTGAAGATCGATGACGGGAACCTGGCCATGAAGGGGCTTGTCCTGGCGCCCAGGACAGGGGGGGGAGCCTCCCTGGAGCTGCCCTCCCTGGAGCTGAAGGGAGCCCGGGCTGACCTCCTGGCCTCCAGCGCCCATGCCGACTCGGTCCTCCTCCGGGGGCTCCAGGTCAAGGGGACGCGCCTGCCCGGCGGCCAGATCGACCTGGTGCAGCTCCTGACCCCCAGGCCCTCGCCGGAACCGGAGAAGCCTTCCAAGCCCTTCAAGCTGACCCTCGGCACCCTGGCTCTGGAGGGGGCCAAGGTCTCCTTCGAGGACCGGGTGCCCAGGTGGCCGGTCCGTTTGGATCTGCAGGATCTGGCCTTGCACCTCCGCGACTTCTCCCTGGAGCCCCAGCATGCCTCCCAGCTGGACCTCAGTGTCCGGGTCGGGGAGAAGGGCACTCTGCGGGCCGAGGGGGAGCTCAAGCCCCTGGTGCCCAGCCTGGATCTGAAAGTGCAGGGAGATGCCCTGGAGTTGCCCCCCTTCTCCCCGTATCTTCAGGCTTCGCTGCCCATGCGTGTGAACCGGGGGCGGCTGGGCTTTGAGGGGAGGCTGCGGGCCGCCTTCACGGGCCGGCCTTCGGACGCCGTGACCTATGAAGGGGGCCTGGGGCTGGATGAGGTGGATCTGGCCGACGCGGAGAAGGGGGAGTCCTTCTTCCGGCAGCGGGCCCTCCGGCTGGGGGGCATGGTCTTCGGGACCCGCCCCCTTGCCTTCCGGGCAAAGACTCTGGATCTGCGTCAGCCTCAGGTGCTCCTGGTGGTGGACCGGGACGGACGCAGCAACCTGGATCGCGCCCTGGGAACCCCCGTCCCCGGCGCCACTCCGACAGGGACGCCCGTCCCTGCGGCGGCGGGCACCCCCAGCGGCCCCTCCCCGGTGATCCTCCTGGCGAGGGTTTCCCTGGCGGGGGGACGGCTGTCCCTGCTGGACCGCAGTGTGCAGCCCAGTGCTGTCCTCACCCTGACCGGTCTGGAGGGCAGCTACCTGGGACTCTCCACCGAACCCAGCGCCCTGGCCAAGGTCTCCCTCAAGGGCATGGTGGGGGGCGTCGGCCCCCTCAGCCTGGAGGGGCGGGCCATGCCTCTGCGGCATGACAAGGACACGGACCTGACCCTCAGCGTCCGGAATACGGAGATGACCGATGGCAGCCCCTACTCGGGCAAGTTCCTGGGCTACACCATCCGAAAGGGGAAGCTGGAGCTGGCTGCGCACATGGGCATCCAGCAGCGGAAGCTGGATATGCTCTCGAAGCTCACCATGGACCAGTTCTTCCTGGGGGACAAGGTGGAAAGCCCCGATGCCATGCATCTGCCCATCAAGCTGGCCCTGGCCATCCTGCGGGACCGGCAGGGGGTGATCAAGCTGGAGCTGCCCGTGGACGGGAACCTGGATGATCCGGACTTCCACTACGGCAAGATCATCTGGCGTGCCATCGTCAACATCTTCACCAAACTGGCCGCTTCCCCCTTCAAGGCTCTGGGCAGCCTCTTCGGGGGTGGAGACCAGGACCTGAGCCTGGTGGACTTCCAGCCGGGCTCCGCCGTCCTGGCCCCTGAAGCCGCGAAGAAGCTGGGGATCCTGGTCAAGGCGCTCCACGAACGTCCGGCTTTGAGCCTGGAGTTGGAGGGCGTTGCCGGGGAGCCCGCCGATGGAGCGGCTCTGCGCCAGGAGGCCCTGGAGGCCCGGCTGCGGCTGGCCAAGCTGCAGGCCCTGAGGCAGAAGAACCCGGGGCAGACCGAGCAGCCTGTGGGGGCCGAGGAGCGGGAGAAGTGGCTCCGCCTGGTCTATGCCATCACCTTCCCCCAGGCCAAGGACAGCAAGGAGAAGACGCCGGATGCTGCGGGGATGGAGCAGCGGCTCCTGGGGGCCATGCCCGTGGAGCCCGGGCGCTTTGCAGAGCTGGCGGATGCCCGGGGCAAGGCCGTCCTCGCCGCCCTCCTGGCTGGCGGGCAGGTGGAACCCTCCAGGGTCTTTTCGGTCCGCGGAGGGGAGCGCGCAGCCAAGGAGGGGGGGAGCAGGGTGTACTTCGGATTGAAGTAA
- a CDS encoding cyclic 2,3-diphosphoglycerate synthase codes for MSDTRRVLILGAAGRDFHNFNLCFRQDPRYRVVAFTAAQIPDIAGRAYPPELAGPLYPEGIPIFEESRLEEVIEREGVGVCVFAYSDVTHEHVMHMASRCIAAGADYTLLGADRTMVRVERPVIAVTAVRTGAGKSQTTRAISRILKQLGLRVVVVRHPMPYGDLRLETCQRFAAYGDLDREKCTIEEREEYEPHLDNGFVVYAGVDYGEIFRRAALEADVVLWDGGNNDLPFCRSDLHIVVADPLRPGHETHYHPGEANFRRADLILINKCDSAQEADILAIEAAAARLNPRAQVLRANSPVSCERPETLSGKAALVIEDGPTLTHGSMGFGAGVVACRAAGAARMVDPSPHAVGSIAETYRRYPHARGVLPAMGYGEHQIRELEATIHATPCEVVVSATPIDITRVLRVDKPILRVRYELAELIPGGLEAAVRRVLGF; via the coding sequence ATGTCCGACACACGCCGGGTCCTCATCCTGGGAGCCGCGGGACGCGACTTCCACAACTTCAATCTCTGCTTCCGGCAGGATCCCCGGTACCGGGTGGTGGCCTTCACCGCAGCCCAGATCCCCGATATCGCCGGGCGGGCCTATCCCCCAGAGTTGGCGGGTCCCCTCTATCCCGAGGGCATCCCCATCTTCGAGGAGAGCCGCCTCGAGGAGGTCATCGAGCGGGAAGGCGTCGGAGTCTGCGTCTTCGCCTACTCGGATGTCACCCACGAGCATGTCATGCACATGGCCTCCCGCTGCATCGCCGCCGGAGCAGACTACACGCTCCTGGGGGCCGATCGGACCATGGTCCGGGTGGAGCGCCCGGTGATCGCCGTGACCGCCGTCCGCACCGGCGCCGGCAAGAGCCAGACGACCCGGGCCATCTCCCGGATCCTCAAGCAGCTCGGACTCCGGGTGGTGGTGGTGCGCCATCCCATGCCCTATGGCGACCTCCGCCTGGAGACCTGCCAGCGCTTCGCAGCCTACGGCGATCTGGATAGGGAGAAGTGCACCATCGAGGAGCGGGAGGAATACGAGCCCCACCTGGACAACGGCTTCGTGGTCTATGCCGGGGTGGACTACGGGGAGATCTTCCGCCGGGCGGCCCTGGAGGCGGATGTGGTGCTCTGGGACGGGGGCAACAACGATCTGCCCTTCTGCCGGAGCGACCTCCATATCGTGGTCGCCGACCCCCTGAGACCCGGGCATGAGACGCACTATCACCCGGGGGAGGCCAATTTCCGCAGGGCGGACCTGATCCTCATCAACAAGTGCGACTCGGCCCAGGAGGCGGACATCCTGGCCATTGAGGCGGCGGCTGCCCGCCTGAACCCCCGGGCCCAGGTGCTCCGCGCCAACAGTCCGGTGAGCTGCGAACGCCCCGAGACCCTCTCTGGGAAGGCGGCCCTGGTCATCGAGGATGGCCCCACCTTGACCCATGGCAGCATGGGCTTCGGCGCCGGAGTGGTGGCCTGCCGTGCGGCGGGAGCCGCCCGCATGGTGGATCCCTCCCCCCATGCCGTGGGCTCCATCGCCGAGACCTACCGGAGGTACCCCCATGCCCGCGGGGTCCTGCCCGCCATGGGCTATGGTGAACACCAGATCCGGGAATTGGAGGCGACCATCCACGCCACGCCTTGCGAGGTGGTGGTCTCGGCCACGCCCATCGACATCACCCGGGTCCTGCGGGTGGACAAGCCCATCCTGAGGGTCCGCTACGAGCTGGCAGAGCTGATCCCCGGTGGACTGGAGGCCGCGGTTCGGAGGGTCCTGGGCTTCTGA
- a CDS encoding LysR substrate-binding domain-containing protein, with translation MFRPNLSLAQLRYFLAVADCLSYTEAARRLHISQPPLSKQISLLEAELGFPLFRRGHRGVTLTPAGAALSEEVRGLFQLLEHSVTRVRQLAVGGGCQIRLAIPEAMVLDPLQQAIRHYQESHAGVDFHVSRLPMGQTREALLVSAVDLLFTLSFELSSLPGCESLSLGEREGRWVLARSHPLAAGGRLDLGCSGLPLVRVREGGSPGGLAWLDRACELEGYHPHEVVEVSSWEALLTQVELGRGVALVGRPLAERNAGRFAAFEPGPLVPRVGLVLVWRRDSANPALPGFLAWLEAQA, from the coding sequence GTGTTCCGACCCAACCTGAGCCTGGCCCAGCTGAGGTATTTCCTCGCGGTGGCGGATTGCCTGAGCTACACCGAGGCGGCCCGCAGGCTCCACATCTCCCAGCCGCCCCTGAGCAAGCAGATCTCGCTTCTCGAGGCAGAGCTGGGCTTCCCGCTCTTCCGCCGGGGACATCGGGGGGTGACCCTGACCCCCGCAGGAGCCGCCCTCTCCGAGGAGGTCCGCGGTCTCTTCCAGCTCCTGGAACACTCGGTGACCCGGGTCCGGCAGCTCGCGGTGGGGGGAGGCTGCCAGATCCGTCTGGCCATCCCCGAGGCCATGGTCCTCGATCCCCTGCAGCAGGCCATCCGGCATTACCAGGAGAGTCATGCAGGGGTCGACTTCCATGTCTCCCGTCTGCCCATGGGGCAGACCCGGGAGGCGCTCCTTGTCAGTGCCGTGGACCTGCTCTTCACTCTCTCCTTTGAGCTGTCCTCTCTTCCAGGTTGCGAGTCCCTGAGCCTGGGGGAACGGGAGGGGCGCTGGGTCCTCGCCCGTTCCCATCCCCTGGCTGCTGGAGGGCGGCTGGACCTGGGGTGCTCCGGACTTCCCCTTGTCCGGGTGCGGGAGGGGGGCTCCCCCGGGGGACTGGCTTGGCTGGATCGGGCCTGTGAACTGGAGGGTTACCATCCGCATGAAGTGGTGGAGGTCTCCAGCTGGGAGGCTCTGCTGACCCAGGTGGAACTGGGGCGCGGGGTCGCCCTGGTGGGGCGCCCCCTGGCCGAGCGCAATGCCGGGCGCTTTGCGGCCTTCGAGCCTGGGCCCTTGGTGCCGAGGGTGGGGCTGGTGCTGGTCTGGCGCCGGGACAGCGCGAACCCGGCCCTGCCCGGCTTCCTGGCCTGGCTGGAGGCGCAGGCTTGA
- a CDS encoding LysR family transcriptional regulator gives MLLNLSLTQLRYFLAVADCLSYTEAARRLNISQPPLSKQVAHLEAELGVQLFRREHRGVSLTPPGAVFAEDVRAFFAQLEGAVLRSRDLSAGGEGCLRLALPQAMVLDGLLNLIRRFTVAHPGIRFQVERHDLKQAREALLTGAADLLMTLGFEQGSLPGCAWRLLAERPGCWIVSRDHPLASREGLDSSDLEGLDLIIHDRELSPGGHEMALRTCRELGFSPRRLREASSFDSALTYVELGYGVMIVGRPLADLNADRFKAFDLPPGCGVGLLLAWKEGNPNPCLGTFLASFPPSCGAS, from the coding sequence ATGCTCCTCAACCTCAGCCTGACCCAGCTCCGGTACTTTCTGGCGGTGGCAGACTGCCTGAGCTATACCGAGGCTGCGCGGAGGCTGAACATCTCCCAGCCCCCCCTGAGCAAGCAGGTGGCCCATCTGGAGGCCGAGCTGGGGGTCCAGCTCTTCCGCCGGGAGCACCGCGGGGTCTCCCTGACCCCGCCGGGGGCCGTCTTCGCCGAGGATGTCCGGGCCTTCTTCGCCCAGCTGGAGGGGGCTGTACTGCGCTCCCGGGACCTGTCGGCCGGGGGGGAGGGCTGCCTTCGCCTGGCCCTCCCCCAGGCCATGGTGCTGGATGGGCTCCTGAACCTGATCCGCCGCTTCACCGTGGCCCACCCGGGGATCCGCTTCCAGGTGGAGCGCCATGATCTCAAGCAAGCCCGGGAGGCCCTGCTGACGGGGGCGGCGGACCTCCTGATGACCCTGGGTTTCGAGCAGGGGAGCCTGCCCGGTTGCGCCTGGAGGCTCCTGGCAGAGCGTCCGGGCTGCTGGATCGTCTCCCGGGATCACCCCCTGGCCTCCAGAGAGGGCCTGGACTCCAGCGACCTGGAAGGGCTGGATCTGATCATCCACGACCGGGAGCTCAGTCCGGGGGGGCACGAGATGGCACTCCGGACCTGCCGGGAGCTGGGCTTCTCGCCGCGTCGTCTCAGGGAAGCGAGCAGTTTCGACTCTGCCCTGACCTATGTCGAGCTGGGCTACGGGGTGATGATCGTGGGCCGCCCCCTGGCGGATCTGAATGCGGACCGCTTCAAGGCCTTTGATCTGCCCCCTGGGTGCGGTGTCGGCCTCCTCCTCGCCTGGAAGGAGGGCAATCCCAATCCCTGTCTCGGGACCTTCCTGGCAAGCTTTCCGCCCTCGTGCGGGGCTTCCTGA
- a CDS encoding anaerobic sulfatase maturase has protein sequence MAPSLHLMAKPCGAACNLDCSYCFYLEKAALHPGHRVMSDEVLEAYVRSTIEGTAAPEVSFVWQGGEPLLAGIDFYRRALALQARYAGGKTIANAIQTNGLLLDEAWCAFLREKGFSLGISLDGPEAVHDAHRRDRQRQGTFARVMAALERVKGAGIPFNILCCVGSTSAGKGAEVYDFFVRQGIRHIQFSPVVERLPDAGETRGGYRHGTPETLGQGGFRMAPWSVPTGVYGAFLRQIFDAWVCRDVGQVFVMNFEWALTAWLGLPATVCVFAEHCGQSMVVEAGGEVYACDHYVYPGYRLGWLPGDDCSSLVAAEARLGFGSRKAGLPGVCRSCDVQFACRGECPKHRFLHTPEGEVGLNYLCDDYRSFFHHIHPHMKVMAQLVRLGKPAALVMEALRGPLRIEL, from the coding sequence ATGGCCCCTTCCCTCCATCTGATGGCCAAGCCCTGCGGGGCGGCCTGCAACCTGGACTGCTCCTACTGCTTCTATCTGGAAAAGGCGGCCCTGCACCCGGGGCATCGGGTCATGTCCGATGAGGTGCTGGAGGCCTATGTCCGGTCCACCATCGAAGGGACGGCGGCCCCGGAGGTCTCCTTCGTGTGGCAGGGGGGCGAGCCCCTCCTGGCGGGGATCGACTTCTACCGCCGGGCCCTGGCCCTCCAGGCCCGCTACGCCGGGGGGAAGACGATCGCCAACGCCATCCAGACCAACGGGCTCCTCCTGGACGAGGCCTGGTGCGCCTTTCTGAGGGAGAAGGGCTTCTCTCTGGGCATCAGTCTGGACGGCCCGGAGGCGGTCCACGACGCCCATCGCCGGGACCGCCAGAGGCAGGGCACCTTTGCCCGGGTCATGGCCGCCTTGGAGCGGGTGAAGGGGGCCGGGATCCCCTTCAACATCCTCTGCTGCGTGGGCTCCACCTCGGCGGGGAAAGGGGCCGAGGTGTACGACTTCTTCGTGCGCCAGGGGATCCGCCACATCCAGTTCAGCCCGGTGGTGGAGCGCCTTCCCGATGCCGGGGAGACCCGCGGCGGATACCGCCATGGCACTCCGGAGACCCTGGGGCAGGGCGGATTCCGCATGGCCCCCTGGTCCGTCCCCACTGGGGTCTACGGGGCCTTCCTGAGGCAGATCTTCGATGCCTGGGTGTGTCGGGATGTGGGGCAGGTCTTCGTGATGAACTTCGAGTGGGCCCTGACGGCCTGGCTGGGGCTTCCGGCTACGGTCTGCGTCTTCGCTGAGCACTGCGGGCAGTCCATGGTGGTGGAGGCGGGCGGTGAGGTCTATGCCTGCGACCACTATGTCTATCCGGGGTACCGCCTGGGGTGGCTTCCGGGGGATGACTGCAGCTCTCTGGTCGCAGCGGAAGCCCGCCTGGGCTTCGGCTCCCGCAAGGCAGGACTGCCGGGTGTCTGCCGCTCATGCGATGTGCAGTTCGCCTGCCGGGGCGAGTGTCCGAAGCACCGCTTCCTGCACACCCCCGAGGGGGAAGTGGGGCTCAACTACCTGTGCGATGATTACCGGAGCTTCTTCCATCACATCCATCCCCATATGAAGGTCATGGCCCAACTGGTCCGGCTCGGCAAGCCCGCAGCCCTGGTCATGGAGGCCCTCCGGGGGCCCCTTCGTATCGAACTCTGA
- a CDS encoding arylsulfatase, translating to MALPGAAQAPTAPPASVEAKPNVLVIVLDDLGFADLGAFGSEIKTPNIDLLAAQGLRYNNFNVCPVSSPTRASLLTGRDNNRVGMGQVANVDLGPQHPDLRGRISHQAATVAQLLQADGYSTYALGKWHVAPLNTCTPDGPFDYWPLGKGFGRYYGYLDGETNQYFPLLVEDNHFLPAVNDPAHYHLSVDLIDHARQFMIDHVDNYPAKPFFEYVAFGASHSPHQVPRKYIDMYKGKYDQGWDAIREARFERQKAMGVIPANAQLHPRDPKVKPWAQMSADERRLAARFMETYAGFITQADEQVGRLIQGLKETGQYDKTLIVLLSDNGATNSGGDHGLDSFAKWFSFTPQTVAELLPRIDEIGTPKMEALYPQGWAMAGNTPFPEYKGDVYAGGVRTPLIVSWPGRLQGAGQVRTQYAHITDITPTILDALHLKAPATFNGIEQMPMDGKSLTGTFTDAKADTGHHLQYYLFAGNRSIYQDGWKAIATHQKGTSFDQDVWELYHVSEDYSESRNLAAQEPARLEALKQLWASEAAAHGAHLAELGVRDMNFVPAYAPSARNHFSYSPKMGPISIAAAPQLNNRAYSFTTTVERQSAKDEGVLVAMGDHAGGYTLYIKGDRLIYDYNFFGEHFRAVSTEKVPLGKSTLSYTFQPTGLFQGIGRLAIDGRPAGEVTLPKTFKALCTFDPFCVGRDVNIPTCSDYEGKGEFPFTGRMSDMVVDIKPMGPRPGGPQGAPPQGH from the coding sequence ATGGCTCTTCCGGGGGCTGCCCAGGCCCCAACCGCGCCACCTGCCTCGGTCGAGGCCAAGCCCAATGTCCTGGTGATCGTCCTGGACGACCTGGGCTTTGCGGACCTCGGAGCCTTCGGGTCCGAGATCAAGACCCCCAACATCGACCTGCTGGCGGCCCAGGGCCTGCGCTACAACAACTTCAACGTATGTCCCGTGAGCTCCCCCACCCGGGCCTCGCTGCTGACCGGGCGTGACAACAACCGGGTGGGCATGGGCCAGGTGGCCAATGTGGACCTGGGGCCCCAGCACCCGGATCTGCGGGGGCGCATCAGCCACCAGGCCGCCACCGTGGCCCAGCTTCTCCAGGCGGATGGCTACAGCACCTACGCCCTGGGCAAGTGGCACGTCGCCCCCCTGAACACCTGCACCCCTGACGGCCCCTTTGACTACTGGCCCCTGGGCAAGGGCTTCGGGCGCTACTACGGCTATCTGGATGGGGAGACCAACCAGTATTTCCCCCTCCTGGTGGAGGACAACCACTTCCTGCCGGCAGTGAACGACCCGGCCCATTACCACCTCTCGGTGGACCTCATCGACCACGCCCGGCAGTTCATGATCGACCACGTGGACAACTACCCCGCCAAGCCCTTCTTTGAATACGTGGCCTTCGGGGCCTCCCACTCACCCCATCAGGTGCCCCGCAAGTACATCGACATGTACAAGGGAAAGTACGACCAGGGCTGGGACGCCATCCGGGAGGCCCGATTCGAGCGGCAGAAGGCCATGGGGGTCATCCCTGCCAACGCCCAGCTCCACCCCCGGGATCCCAAGGTCAAGCCCTGGGCCCAGATGTCTGCCGACGAGCGGCGCCTGGCCGCCCGCTTCATGGAGACCTATGCCGGCTTCATCACCCAGGCCGACGAGCAGGTGGGCCGCCTGATCCAGGGACTGAAGGAGACAGGTCAGTACGACAAGACCCTGATCGTCCTCCTCTCGGACAATGGGGCCACCAACAGCGGCGGTGACCACGGGCTGGACAGCTTTGCCAAGTGGTTCAGCTTCACCCCCCAGACCGTGGCTGAGCTCCTGCCCCGCATCGACGAGATCGGTACTCCGAAGATGGAGGCCCTCTATCCCCAAGGTTGGGCCATGGCGGGCAACACCCCCTTCCCTGAATACAAGGGTGATGTCTACGCCGGGGGCGTCCGCACCCCCCTCATCGTCTCCTGGCCCGGCAGGCTCCAGGGGGCCGGTCAGGTGCGGACCCAGTACGCCCATATCACCGACATCACCCCCACCATCCTGGATGCCCTCCACCTGAAGGCACCTGCCACCTTCAATGGCATCGAGCAGATGCCCATGGACGGCAAGAGCCTCACCGGCACCTTCACCGACGCCAAGGCCGACACCGGCCACCACCTGCAGTATTACCTCTTCGCCGGCAACCGCTCCATCTACCAGGATGGCTGGAAGGCCATCGCCACTCACCAGAAGGGGACCTCCTTCGACCAGGACGTCTGGGAGCTCTACCACGTGAGCGAGGACTACTCTGAATCCCGGAACCTGGCGGCCCAGGAGCCGGCCAGGCTCGAGGCCCTCAAGCAGCTCTGGGCCTCCGAGGCGGCAGCCCACGGTGCCCATCTGGCGGAGCTCGGGGTGAGGGACATGAACTTCGTGCCCGCCTATGCCCCTTCTGCCCGCAATCATTTCAGCTATAGCCCGAAGATGGGGCCCATCTCCATCGCAGCCGCACCCCAGCTCAACAACCGCGCCTACAGCTTCACCACCACCGTGGAGCGCCAAAGCGCCAAGGATGAGGGCGTGCTGGTGGCCATGGGCGATCACGCCGGTGGCTACACCCTGTACATCAAGGGTGATCGGCTGATCTACGACTACAACTTCTTCGGGGAGCACTTCCGCGCGGTCTCCACCGAGAAGGTGCCCCTGGGCAAGTCCACCCTGAGCTACACCTTCCAGCCCACGGGCCTCTTCCAGGGGATCGGGCGGCTGGCCATCGACGGGCGCCCTGCGGGTGAGGTGACCCTGCCCAAGACCTTCAAGGCGCTCTGCACCTTCGACCCCTTCTGTGTGGGCAGGGATGTCAACATCCCCACCTGCAGTGACTATGAAGGGAAGGGGGAGTTTCCCTTCACAGGCCGGATGAGCGATATGGTGGTGGACATCAAGCCCATGGGTCCCCGCCCCGGCGGGCCCCAGGGGGCCCCTCCCCAGGGCCACTGA
- a CDS encoding enoyl-CoA hydratase/isomerase family protein codes for MGSGGHGRVLAEQRGGIGFLTLDRPSSLNALSLEMIRALASALESWRSDPEVRAVVVQGRHGTHRRRTFCAGGDIRALHSAVLAGGGVGDFFDAEFSLVHAIHTYPKPYLALMDGLTLGGGMGISQGASLRILTEHSRLGMPETRIGLFPDVGAGLFLGRTPGAFGEFLGLTGHIVGPGDALALGLGDVYLPSVRIPELLERLPGHPDPETLARAMADEAPAAPLMALRETLDRHFSRPDMPAILGSLASEDSDFLREIQEALERSSPTMLCVTLEHLRKARGMGLAELLREERILMHHGFDPQEGEALEGIRARVIDKDDAPGWKPTTLAEVDRERVEAFFSSPWTASGHPLAGLV; via the coding sequence ATGGGTTCGGGAGGCCACGGGAGGGTCCTGGCGGAGCAGCGGGGGGGCATCGGCTTCCTGACCCTGGACCGCCCCTCCAGCCTCAATGCCCTGAGTCTGGAGATGATCAGGGCCCTGGCCTCCGCCTTGGAGTCCTGGCGCAGTGACCCTGAGGTGCGGGCCGTGGTCGTGCAGGGGCGCCACGGAACCCACCGCCGTCGCACCTTCTGCGCCGGGGGCGACATCCGCGCCCTCCACAGCGCGGTGCTGGCCGGTGGTGGGGTGGGCGACTTCTTCGATGCGGAGTTCAGCCTCGTCCACGCCATCCACACCTATCCCAAGCCCTACTTGGCCCTGATGGACGGCCTGACCCTGGGAGGCGGCATGGGCATCAGCCAGGGGGCCTCCCTGCGCATCCTCACGGAGCACAGCCGCCTGGGGATGCCGGAGACCCGCATCGGGCTCTTTCCCGATGTGGGGGCTGGGCTCTTTCTCGGCCGCACTCCAGGGGCCTTCGGCGAGTTCCTGGGCCTTACCGGGCATATCGTGGGTCCCGGCGACGCCCTGGCCCTGGGCCTGGGAGATGTCTACCTGCCCAGTGTGCGGATTCCTGAACTTCTGGAGCGGCTACCGGGGCACCCTGATCCGGAAACCCTGGCCCGCGCCATGGCCGATGAGGCCCCGGCCGCTCCTCTGATGGCCCTGCGGGAGACCCTCGACCGGCACTTCTCGCGTCCGGACATGCCCGCCATCCTGGGATCCCTGGCCAGTGAGGACTCCGACTTCCTCCGGGAAATCCAGGAGGCCCTTGAGCGCTCCTCGCCCACCATGCTCTGCGTGACCCTGGAGCACCTGCGGAAGGCCCGCGGCATGGGGCTGGCCGAGCTGCTCCGGGAGGAGCGGATCCTCATGCACCACGGCTTCGACCCCCAGGAGGGCGAGGCCCTGGAGGGCATACGGGCCCGGGTGATTGATAAGGACGATGCGCCCGGCTGGAAGCCAACCACCCTGGCGGAGGTCGATCGAGAGCGGGTGGAGGCCTTCTTTTCCTCCCCCTGGACTGCATCCGGGCACCCGCTGGCGGGTCTGGTCTGA